From a region of the Oryza sativa Japonica Group chromosome 6, ASM3414082v1 genome:
- the LOC4340579 gene encoding probable fructokinase-6, chloroplastic, whose product MALHAAPPPPPPFTAGRLPTTSRRPCFSAGRIFRCSLPAAAARPRNAAFLAPLRTSSAVCTKAVSNSDGTPGTSSSPHVVCFGELLIDFVPTVNGVSLAEASAFKKAPGGAPANVAVGIARLGGSSAFIGKVGDDEFGYMLADILKENNVNNQGLLFDAHARTALAFVTLRNDGEREFMFYRNPSADMLLEEKELDLDLIRKAKIFHHGSISLITEPCKTAHIAAAKAAKDAGVLISYDPNLRLPLWSSADDARDGILSIWETADVIKISEEEVSFLTKGEDPYDDSVIKKLMHPNLKLLLVTEGPEGCRYYSKEFNGRVGGLKVNAVDTTGAGDAFVAGILSQLSVDFSLLQDEGRLKEALKFANVCGALTVTERGAIPALPTRQQVVDALTKVVA is encoded by the exons ATGGCtctccacgccgcgccgccgccgccgccgcccttcacCGCGGGCCGGCTCCCCACCACCTCACGTCGTCCCTGCTTCAGCGCCGGCCGCATCTTCCGCTGCTCcctccccgccgcggccgcgcggccCCGCAACGCCGCGTTCCTCGCGCCGCTCCGGACGTCATCCGCAG TTTGTACCAAAGCAGTTTCAAACAGTGATGGCACCCCTGGAACAAGCAGTTCTCCACATGTGGTGTGCTTTGGAGAATTGCTCATTGACTTCGTCCCAACTGTCAATGGTGTATCATTAGCAGAAGCGTCAGCCTTCAAGAAGGCTCCAGGGGGCGCACCTGCTAATGTTGCAGTTGGAATTGCTCGTCTTGGTGGGTCATCGGCTTTCATTGGAAAG GTTGGCGATGATGAATTTGGTTACATGCTAGCTGACATACTGAAGGAAAATAATGTAAACAATCAAGGATTGCTATTTGATGCGCATGCTAGAACAGCTTTGGCATTTGTGACACTCCGAAATGATGGTGAACGTGAATTTATGTTTTATCGCAATCCAAGTGCAGATATGCTGCTTGAAGAAAAGGAACTTGACCTTGATCTTATCAGAAAG GCAAAAATCTTCCACCATGGCTCGATAAGTCTTATAACTGAACCATGTAAAACTGCACATATTGCAGCTGCCAAAGCTGCTAAAGATGCTGGGGTGCTAATTTCGTATGATCCGAATTTGAGGCTCCCACTGTGGTCATCAGCTGATGATGCTAGAGATGGTATACTGAGCATATGGGAAACTGCTGATGTTATCAAG ATTAGTGAAGAGGAGGTTTCCTTTTTGACGAAAGGGGAGGATCCATATGATGATTCTGTAATAAAAAAACTCATGCACCCAAATCTGAAACTGCTTCTTGTCACTGAAGGTCCAGAAGGTTGTAGATATTATTCTAAG GAATTTAATGGGAGAGTTGGTGGACTTAAGGTGAATGCTGTTGACACCACTGGTGCTGGAGATGCCTTTGTTGCTGGAATACTATCCCAGCTATCTGTTGATTTTTCACTGCTGCAG GATGAAGGCCGATTGAAAGAAGCTCTAAAGTTTGCAAATGTCTGTGGGGCTCTCACTGTGACAGAGAGAGGAGCCATCCCGGCATTGCCCACTCGACAGCAAGTGGTTGATGCCCTAACAAAGGTTGTTGCTTAA